A window of the Hordeum vulgare subsp. vulgare chromosome 5H, MorexV3_pseudomolecules_assembly, whole genome shotgun sequence genome harbors these coding sequences:
- the LOC123451763 gene encoding putative NAC domain-containing protein 94 yields the protein MEGTNDVNMDKSDEIIMPGFRFHPTDEELVSFYLKKKIQQKPISIELIRQLDIYKFDPWDLPKLASTGETDWYFYCPRDRKYRNSARPNRVTAAGFWKATGTDRPIYSSEGTKCIGLKKSLVFYRGRAARGIKTDWMMHEFRLPSLTDPSLPKRPIDKNIPLNDSWTICRIFKKTSSMAQQMALSHTWGPPLPGTTEQDRFSAMKPVQASHFASESSSRSLQVTEAPASQFNSKHGFQGQQQLQKPSNTQDGSSCMVISFNCSPSLELEGPTILPFQTQPSQKPMHTASPLFNMQFGQPEQQSTGFVADSSADANAGMTCRNQESSTAKHGNSFSMSNEWEAPGRLNFPFDLGADSSDDWKCNIPWESFLSPTAPAEMPQY from the exons ATGGAGGGCACAAATGATGTCAACATGGACAAATCAGATGAGATCATCATGCCGGGGTTCCGGTTCCATCCTACCGATGAAGAGCTCGTTAGTTTCtacctcaagaagaagatccagcaaAAGCCTATTTCCATTGAGCTCATCAGGCAGCTGGACATCTACAAGTTTGACCCGTGGGACCTCCCAA AGCTTGCAAGCACCGGTGAGACGGACTGGTACTTCTACTGCCCAAGGGACCGGAAATATCGCAACAGCGCGAGGCCAAACCGAGTCACAGCAGCTGGGTTCTGGAAAGCCACAGGAACAGACAGACCGATCTACTCCTCCGAAGGCACCAAGTGCATAGGCCTGAAGAAGTCCCTTGTCTTCTACAGAGGCAGGGCAGCAAGAGGGATCAAAACCGACTGGATGATGCATGAGTTCAGGCTTCCTTCGCTAACCGATCCATCACTTCCCAAGAGACCGATCGACAAGAACATCCCGCTCAAC GACTCTTGGACCATATGTAGGATCTTCAAGAAGACCAGTTCGATGGCGCAGCAAATGGCGCTGTCTCACACTTGGGGGCCTCCATTGCCTGGGACAACTGAGCAAGATCGCTTCTCTGCAATGAAACCGGTGCAAGCTTCTCATTTTGCTTCGGAGAGCTCCTCCCGCTCATTGCAAGTTACAGAGGCACCAGCAAGCCAGTTCAACAGCAAACATGGGTTCCAGGGACAGCAGCAGCTTCAGAAACCCAGCAACACACAGGATGGCTCTTCATGCATGGTCATAAGCTTTAACTGCAGTCCATCTCTGGAACTGGAAGGTCCCACCATCTTGCCATTCCAAACACAGCCATCACAGAAGCCCATGCACACTGCATCGCCGCTCTTCAACATGCAGTTTGGGCAGCCTGAGCAGCAGAGCACTGGATTTGTGGCTGATTCTTCTGCAGATGCAAATGCCGGCATGACCTGCAGGAACCAAGAGTCATCCACAGCGAAGCATGGGAATAGTTTCAGTATGAGCAATGAGTGGGAAGCTCCGGGAAGACTCAACTTCCCATTCGATTTAGGAGCAGACTCTTCAGATGACTGGAAGTGCAACATACCTTGGGAATCCTTTCTTAGCCCAACTGCCCCTGCTGAGATGCCACAGTACTAG
- the LOC123451762 gene encoding uncharacterized protein LOC123451762 — protein MAAAAAAARAHVEKLRRERYYIGRGEQNPLAEDMHQAVNYLSQELYSKDVHFLMELVQNAEDNEYPHGVAPSLEFLVTSTDIVGSGASSTLLIFNNEKGFSPSNIQSICGVGKSTKKGNRDKGYIGEKGIGFKSVFLISSQPHIFSNGYQIKFNEKPCPECNIGYIVPEWVESRPSLSDIKQIYGSTRDLPTTCIVLPLKDEKVTAVKQQLSSLHPEMLLFLSKIRRLSVREDNDNPKGSTVSEIAISSEKNFEVRKNMHAESYTVFLSAQENENESECGYHMWRQRFPVKAENRVDKRTEIDEWVITLAFPLKERLSRGKQLSPGVYAFLPTEMVTNFPFIIQADFLLASSREAILFDSPWNKGILECIPSAFMNAFVALVKSRADAPAMSIPSMFHFLPVSPSLIPLLEPVRSGIKEKVLAEDIIPCESHTPQKMFCKPCEVARLKPAFWDILLKARESGVDLKNLSTHGTYILSSHFDKSTYNYVLAFLDVKSVSHEWYAKCIEGSNLVSNVDEKLYLELLSFVADSWQNFSNTKMMQIPLLKYVDRNKSVSVWSIYRASQWSDRLCIASDGKWMSWLISWNQEFPSSNRLFVPPSTQTALQGFAQKEKVTYWLQSHAKVEIVSVYSYGNTVVKSLNCDRRPAIAFSHFLYHSSNKNYMESYQLADLCRIMPVIDNYGNAVKERKSILVPANGSKWVGLMGTNPWRNEKYIELSADYKSAGHFAGNYTPEYQILDFLKTKMQASDVPFIHPPNASFPTVSSPLTVDNAILLLQWIRNLKSKGVQLPASFLACVKEGSWLKTSVGYKPPAESFMSSSEWGNLLQNGSSCVDIPMIDQQFYQNKMHAFREELKVIGVRFEFGEASAYIGRRLMSMAASNMLTRQHVYELLRLIRFLQQKVLSPSELINSVKDGQWMKSTLGYRSPSCCIIYDSDWAVASCISTQPFLDVGFYGESILDYKQELKLLGVQVGFENSEKIYKLVIDNFKFSSSSITSDATALILKCIRFASPCDDFLRKLRDLNWLKTNVGFRAPRESFLLDQEWECLLKVFDGVPVVDSGFYGSKISLYKEELKKTGLIAGFDQASKAIANIFKQMVQKSSLTKSSVLALLASYRKLRTHSPIPVDLFNCMRNEKWLCTSLGFRSPSEAILFDESWQSLSPIAKLPFINDGDSNGGLGKEIHGYKAELQELGVTTEVKGHGAMFVINGLNIPADPAAISAATVLSLLASVKSCLACVTTIPKEFMKEIISCKWLRTTLGYQSPMECLLFDPKHSSIRMTDGPFIDESFYGSEIASLKDALAAIGVTVDVRCGHSLVAQHLRSHKETATISRIYMYLKDCSWEPEKNKEGSDWIWIPNERGSGEWVSPVSCVLHDQNSLFSLRLHVLDRYYDDRKLLDFFSSAFGVRYGPDAEDHCKLWSAWESLGGELSIADCSAFWKFMARNWGKSMEKLLSGCAKVPVCTDGKIILLQKEDVFIPDDLLLKDLFDKLPRHSIFIWYPPSLSRARLNNLYGSIGVQAVSKAVEKSDSFVTLGQDGGCKTVADQREVISAGLLQIVLAFLADPALDISSKERHTVVSSLLNVSVLETKEPITVGYRVKLSSGEAVDVKASRMIRWERENSKLYVRRGDGAGAAAGYKEKIEFAMNFADEISRGLLFETPDQIPLLAELLKFGSLVDFEDAAVEYLLKSKNLQLFPEDEAFLNAASLGGGKKH, from the exons atggcggcggcggcggcggcggcacgggcgCACGTGGAGAAGCTCCGGCGGGAGCGGTACTACATCGGGCGCGGCGAGCAGAACCCGCTGGCGGAGGACATGCACCAGGCGGTGAACTACCTGAGCCAGGAGCTCTACTCCAAGGACGTCCACTTCCTCATGGAGCTCGTCCAG AACGCTGAAGACAATGAGTACCCTCATGGAGTAGCACCGTCATTGGAGTTTCTAGTAACATCGACCGACATCGTTGGATCTGGTGCATCGTCAACTTTACTCATTTTCAACAATGAGAAGGGCTTCTCTCCATCAAATATTCAGTCTATTTGCGGTGTGGGGAAGTCAACGAAAAAGGGAAACAGAGACAAGGGCTACATTGGAGAGAAAG GTATTGGATTCAAAAGTGTGTTTCTGATATCGAGCCAGCCCCATATATTCAGTAACGGGTATCAAATCAAGTTCAATGAGAAGCCTTGTCCAGAATGTAATATTGGATACATTGTCCCTGAATGGGTTGAGTCCAGGCCCAGCCTTTCAGATATCAAACAGATATATGGGTCTACCAGAGACCTTCCAACAACCTGCATTGTCCTGCCTTTGAAGGATGAGAAGGTTACCGCGGTGAAGCAGcagctgtcaagcttgcatccagAAATGCTGCTGTTTCTGTCAAAGATCAGGCGTCTCTCTGTCCGTGAAGATAACGACAACCCTAAAGGCAGCACTGTTAGTGAGATTGCAATATCGAGTGAGAAGAACTTTGAAGTGAGGAAGAACATGCATGCGGAGTCTTACACGGTCTTTTTATCAGCCCAAGAGAATGAGAATGAATCAGAGTGCGGTTACCATATGTGGAGGCAGAGGTTCCCTGTCAAAGCAGAGAACAGGGTGGACAAGCGTACTGAAATCGATGAGTGGGTCATCACCCTAGCCTTTCCCCTTAAGGAGCGACTATCCCGCGGGAAGCAGCTATCCCCTGGCGTGTATGCTTTCCTTCCCACGGAGATGGTAACAAACTTTCCTTTCATAATTCAGGCTGACTTCCTCCTCGCATCGTCGAGAGAGGCGATACTGTTCGATAGTCCATGGAACAAGGGAATTCTGGAGTGTATCCCAAGTGCATTCATGAATGCCTTTGTAGCACTCGTGAAGTCCAGAGCAGATGCACCAGCAATGTCGATTCCATCGATGTTCCATTTCCTGCCGGTCAGTCCTTCGCTAATCCCTTTACTTGAGCCTGTTAGGTCTGGCATCAAAGAGAAGGTTCTCGCCGAGGATATAATTCCATGTGAGTCTCACACTCCACAGAAGATGTTTTGCAAGCCATGCGAGGTTGCGCGGCTCAAACCAGCATTTTGGGATATCCTTCTGAAGGCGAGAGAATCTGGAGTGGACCTTAAGAACCTGTCAACCCATGGAACCTACATTCTGAGCTCTCATTTTGACAAGAGTACATACAACTATGTTCTTGCATTTCTGGATGTCAAAAGTGTTAGCCATGAATGGTATGCAAAATGCATCGAGGGGTCTAATCTTGTCAGCAACGTAGATGAAAAGCTTTATCTGGAACTTTTATCTTTTGTCGCAGACAGTtggcaaaacttttccaatacgaAGATGATGCAAATTCCTCTGCTGAAGTATGTTGACAGGAACAAAAGTGTCTCTGTCTGGAGCATATATAGAGCTAGTCAGTGGAGTGATAGACTGTGTATTGCATCTGATGGGAAGTGGATGTCATGGCTTATCAGCTGGAACCAGGAGTTTCCATCTTCTAACCGGCTTTTTGTGCCTCCCAGTACACAAACAGCTCTGCAAGGTTTCGCGCAGAAGGAAAAAGTTACATACTGGCTTCAGAGCCATGCAAAAGTGGAGATTGTATCTGTATACAGTTACGGTAATACTGTGGTTAAGTCCTTGAACTGTGATAGAAGGCCTGCCAttgctttttctcattttctgtaCCATTCATCCAATAAGAATTACATGGAGAGCTACCAGTTAGCAGACCTGTGTCGTATCATGCCAGTAATTGACAACTATGGCAATGCCGTCAAGGAAAGAAAAAGCATTCTAGTTCCTGCAAACGGTAGCAAATGGGTTGGACTGATGGGCACAAACCCATGGAGGAATGAGAAATACATTGAACTGTCAGCAGATTATAAGTCAGCAGGTCATTTCGCCGGGAACTACACGCCTGAATATCAGATCTTGGATTTTCTCAAGACAAAGATGCAGGCCTCGGATGTGCCATTCATACACCCTCCAAATGCAAGTTTCCCAACAGTCTCATCACCTCTGACTGTGGACAATGCAATCTTGCTACTACAATGGATACGTAATCTGAAGTCCAAAGGTGTACAACTACCAGCTAGTTTCTTGGCTTGTGTGAAAGAAGGAAGTTGGCTGAAGACATCAGTCGGATACAAGCCCCCGGCCGAATCATTTATGTCTAGTTCTGAGTGGGGTAATCTCTTGCAAAATGGGTCTTCCTGTGTTGATATACCAATGATCGATCAACAGTTCTATCAAAACAAAATGCATGCGTTCAGGGAGGAACTGAAGGTGATCGGGGTAAGATTTGAATTTGGGGAGGCATCGGCTTACATCGGCAGACGGCTCATGTCGATGGCTGCAAGCAATATGCTGACCAGACAGCATGTATATGAGCTGCTTCGGCTGATTCGGTTTCTTCAACAGAAGGTTCTGTCACCAAGTGAGCTCATCAACAGCGTGAAAGATGGACAATGGATGAAGAGTACTCTGGGCTACAGGTCTCCTTCTTGCTGTATCATATATGATTCAGACTGGGCAGTTGCGTCTTGTATCAGTACCCAGCCATTCCTTGATGTTGGATTCTATGGCGAGTCCATCCTTGACTACAAGCAAGAGCTGAAGTTGCTTGGTGTTCAAGTTGGCTTTGAAAACAGTGAAAAGATTTACAAGCTTGTAATTGATAATTTCAAGTTCAGTTCTTCATCCATTACTTCAGATGCTACTGCACTAATCCTTAAGTGTATCCGGTTTGCTAGCCCATGTGATGATTTCTTGAGGAAGCTCAGAGATTTGAATTGGTTGAAGACCAATGTGGGATTCCGTGCTCCTAGGGAATCTTTTCTTCTGGATCAGGAATGGGAGTGCCTTCTAAAGGTGTTTGATGGAGTTCCTGTGGTTGATTCTGGATTTTATGGGAGTAAGATCAGTCTGTACAAAGAAGAGCTGAAGAAGACAGGGTTGATTGCAGGATTTGACCAGGCATCGAAGgctatagcaaatattttcaagcAGATGGTGCAGAAGTCATCGCTTACAAAGTCGAGTGTCCTGGCTCTCCTAGCTTCTTATCGGAAGCTGAGAACACACAGCCCAATTCCTGTTGATCTTTTCAACTGCATGCGGAATGAGAAATGGCTGTGCACATCACTGGGATTCAGGTCACCTTCGGAGGCAATCTTATTTGATGAAAGCTGGCAGTCTCTGTCACCAATTGCAAAATTACCCTTCATCAATGATGGTGACTCTAATGGTGGTTTAGGCAAAGAGATACATGGTTACAAAGCTGAGCTGCAAGAACTTGGTGTTACAACAGAAGTGAAAGGCCATGGCGCTATGTTTGTCATAAATGGTCTCAACATTCCTGCAGATCCTGCAGCCATTTCTGCAGCTACCGTGTTGTCGTTGCTTGCATCTGTCAAGAGCTGTTTGGCCTGTGTGACAACAATTCCCAAGGAATTTATGAAGGAAATTATTAGCTGCAAGTGGTTGAGGACAACACTAGGGTACCAGTCTCCTATGGAATGCCTACTCTTTGATCCAAAGCATTCTTCCATCCGCATGACTGATGGCCCTTTCATCGACGAATCTTTCTATGGTTCGGAGATAGCCTCGTTGAAGGATGCACTTGCGGCAATCGGAGTAACCGTGGATGTTAGATGTGGGCATAGCCTTGTTGCGCAGCATCTGAGGAGCCACAAAGAAACCGCTACCATCTCCCGGATCTACATGTACCTCAAGGATTGTAGCTGGGAGCCTGAGAAGAACAAAGAGGGCAGTGATTGGATTTGGATACCAAATGAAAGGGGAAGTGGAGAATGGGTGAGCCCGGTAAGCTGTGTtcttcatgatcagaacagcctcTTCAGCCTAAGGCTCCATGTCTTGGATAGATACTATGATGACAGGAAGCTGCTCGACTTCTTTTCATCTGCTTTCGGCGTGAGGTATGGCCCTGATGCCGAAGACCACTGCAAGCTATGGAGTGCATGGGAGAGCTTGGGCGGCGAGCTTTCCATAGCCGATTGCTCTGCTTTCTGGAAGTTTATGGCAAGGAACTGGGGCAAGAGCATGGAGAAGCTTCTCTCTGGTTGTGCCAAGGTCCCCGTTTGCACTGATGGGAAGATCATTTTGTTGCAGAAGGAGGACGTGTTCATTCCCGACGATCTGCTGCTTAAGGATCTGTTCGACAAGCTTCCTCGACATTCCATTTTTATCTGGTACCCTCCTTCCCTCTCTCGAGCAAGGCTCAACAATCTATATGGCAGCATCGGTGTTCAGGCAGTATCCAAAGCCGTCGAGAAGAGCGATTCTTTTGTCACCTTGGGCCAGGATGGCGGTTGCAAAACGGTTGCTGACCAGCGTGAGGTTATCAGTGCTGGTCTGCTCCAGATAGTCCTAGCTTTCCTTGCTGACCCTGCTCTGGACATTTCCTCCAAAGAGCGGCACACGGTGGTCTCTTCTCTGCTGAATGTGAGCGTCCTGGAGACCAAGGAGCCTATCACGGTAGGGTATCGTGTGAAGCTGTCTTCTGGAGAGGCTGTGGACGTGAAGGCCAGCAGAATGATCCGGTGGGAGAGGGAGAACTCGAAGCTGTATGTGCGGCGAGGCGATGGTGCTGGTGCAGCAGCTGGTTATAAAGAGAAGATCGAGTTTGCGATGAACTTTGCTGACGAGATATCCCGAGGACTGCTCTTCGAGACGCCGGACCAGATCCCTTTGCTTGCTGAACTCCTGAAGTTCGGCAGCCTGGTGGACTTTGAGGATGCTGCTGTCGAGTACCTGCTGAAATCGAAGAATCTGCAGCTATTCCCTGAAGACGAGGCCTTCCTGAATGCTGCTTCGCTAG GCGGCGGCAAGAAACATTAG